The following proteins are co-located in the Manihot esculenta cultivar AM560-2 chromosome 7, M.esculenta_v8, whole genome shotgun sequence genome:
- the LOC110618951 gene encoding uncharacterized protein LOC110618951 isoform X1, translated as MVLDIFISIFSEFIKEPIMEFVVVPIKRHISYPFTYKSKVEKLHHESEKLKNRTVKLQQAVEEATRKGEEIYESVNKWLNDAGKAIEEAEECIKGKEPAKKRCFVGLCPDLKTRYQLSKKAEKKALAIHELANEGDLDSISFRPTLQQIVAPSVYAREGLNSRELFLEKVMDALLDPDLNMIGVYGLGGVGKTTLAKQVHRKALEGKLFGVVAMVAVGQTPELRRIQSEIADILGLEFKSEEIPGRANRLYERLKKELEKEKTELEKEKKVLIILDDVWKKLDLNAVGIPFGDGFKGCKILLTSRRQDVLSREMGTQQEFKLDVLQDEEARSLFEITVAGAKDSELPPIAAEIAKKCAGLPLLLLTVATDLRNRELYAWNDKLNQLSEFDNEEIYSKVHAILESSYNNLCSNEVKSFFFLCGLIGQSNIEIQSLLKYVMGLSLFKNISTVQGARNKVYSLIDTLKAQSLLLDGDMYGFVKIHDVVRDTALNIASREQHAFIVTSGMELVKFPNKGCTRISLPYCDIENLPEGWECPKAEALFLFTEVFCLGIPHQFFKGIRNLEVVDFTGIHFVSLPLSLAFLSNLHTLCLHRCQLDDLAIIGDLKQLRVLSFANSYVVELPRQIEQLARLKVLDVSNCSKLKMIPANALSKLSELEELYMSNSFVEWEADGNNASLAELEKLSQLTTSEMQILDDKILPKHLFSNGRLQSFRILIGDNWDWDDNYKTSRTLKLKLKTSIHSGYGIKVLLRETEDLCLDEVREAENLLYDIDGDGFPKLKHLRVQNNHAIQHIINSTKWAVCDAFPILESLILKNLIKLEKIYHGRLAAGSFNKLEILQVRNCQKLTYLFSLSAAKCLLQLQEMKVKDCPRMEAIVIDESENSNEVLEFNCLRSLNLRNLPNFRTFRSKIKAPPKIEEYLSEQGNNAHLSLFNRMVSFPNLDDLRLHSVSCEKIWHDQLSATSSKLERLSVNDCNELKHLFTTSIVKRLLQLKTLQIYVCSSMEEIILIEEFIEEEDERMNQILFPKLDELTLQNLPNLIRFCTRYQIEFQSLRDLDIRGCYTLMCLVPSVPHTGMIEKQDDREMNQNQNQSDNAEIQSLFNGMVSFPNLERLSLFGINELKRIWHSPLAANSFFKLKSLNVSNCQKLMAVFPSNVLERFRKMEELHVSNCASLQEIYQFEGFNVDEVFELRRLYIDELRSLKHVWRKDPQGVFSFQNLKSVRVSDCNVLNYLFSASITEGLLQLEELTIIRCGVEEIIAKAEDVEQAPYYCFKFPQLISLELTDLSKLRSWYPGIHISELQKLTCLNVRGCHKLIKFSFQEIDEKGRRPLLFLKKMSPNLEELTLEHKDLIAIQQVQFFSKLKMLTLTNLHNKSRPLIIGFLERLYSVETILVEEYNALEELFSYEGLAAEEEEHARTLARVKNLKLDRVYNLKHIWDPDSVLKPLLQYLETLSVFNCVSLINVAPSSSSFQNLATLEVRYCAGLANLITASTAKSMVQLTKMTVRDCGMMTEIVTSDGDDHTEDEIINFDKLKCLVLDGLPGLISFCSGNNAFNFPALENVTVNRCSRMKIFASGLLNTPKLRGILLEYQQRWEGNLNATLAEMAFCQYFKASEFPELWHDGMQGRLLRNVKMLEVDKCAMYNKAIPSNVLVFLNKLEELEVKDCDSAEIVFDLEGLSADDGLLPRLRKLELTSLPMLRHLWNKDPRGILEFKNLKWLHVGNCSSLKYIFTWSMASGLLQLEEIEIYNCKMIEGIIENEEAADKIILLPSLKSVVLKYLPRFSKLCSGWSNVECPLLEEMSIHECPSLKNIFATQTLVNTIDEFHTPFLNKMFPNLEKFSLDKKSTITILGFQFPTCFFSKVKVLKLSFFLNKYHVPLFSLLPIFPNLQRLEVLDSSLDELLPFEELGGDQEDITTIPRIRDLKLKNLPDLKHIWNPDGQLHDPLIQSLETFEIESCGNLIVLAPSSVSLRNLKTLKVYRCNTLANIFTSAAAKSMVLLETLIVRSCNMLTKIIGGVQEDGSTDEIVFSKMKTLELEDLQNLKCFCLGSYSFKFPSLEQVDVFRCPKLRTFTVRQLSAPKIHGVFTGNRFKRTFHWEGDLNATIEQIYMKYRVDQYFKASEFPELWHDEMQGRLLRNVKRLMVDNCAMYNKAIPSNVMVFLNKLEELEVKDCDSADVVFDLEGVSAYDGLLPQLCELKLTSLPMLRHLWNKESQGILEFKNLRLLQVGNCSSLKYIFTESIALCLLQLEKIEIYNCKMIEGIIEKEGAADKMILLPSLKSVVLKCLPRFSRLCSGWSNVECPLLEEMSIHECPSLKNIFTTQTLVNTIDEVHTPFQMFSNLEKFWLDKKSTITILGSQFPTGFFSKVKVLELSFFPNKYHVPLFSLLSIFPNLQRLEVLHSSLNELLPFERLVGDQEDITTIPHIRDLKLKNLPDLKHIWNPDGQLHDPLFQSLETFEIESCGNLIVLAPSSVSLGNLKTLKVYGCNTLANIFTSAAAKSMVQLETLIVRSCNMLTEIIGGVQEDGSTDEIVFSKMKTLELEDLQNLKCFCLGSYTFKFPSLEQVDVFRCPKLRIFTVHQLSAPKIHGVFTGNRFKRTFHWEGDLNATIEQIYMKYIGFKGIYDIQLSNFPMLKEKWHGQFPFENLEYLRKLMVDQCAFFSIAISSNLLKRLSWLNKLAVERCDSMEELFELEWLNADEGDVGLLESLEELRLIDLPRLVHVWNKDPQGILSFRNLTLLKVENCSSLTNIFTLSMASGLVNLKHLELKRCNLVEHIITKESEEEIAKDNTIFPSMESMSLECLPNLSSFYSASDVLKCPSLKRIEMVGCPNMELLASKFCKEHDLSMIAEGNGERIAASSGGKVVIPSLEELRVECNTIKNLCSQTSQADFLCGLKGIELTCISSDSTLLPSQFFESLPILEKLVLSDASFEDIIFCEEIIGEEIHPQLLVKLKELSLSKLPRLKHLRDTKLLSVFQSLETLNVMECGRLQVLVAFSVSFQNLTALQVSNCQGLVNLLSSSTARSLERLEKMKIEKCELIQEVIVAKVDKEEEENEICFSRLKCLELQRLPSLSSFCSGNLTFSFPSMEEVIIVECPNVKIFAQEVSTPQLWRVQTGPRIYEWEWEGSLNNTIQALFMEMKAEDTGIGQCSYG; from the exons atggttcttgatatctttatctccatcttctctGAGTTCATTAAAGAACCCATCATGGAATTTGTTGTTGTCCCAATCAAACGACATATCAGCTACCCTTTCACCTACAAGAGCAAGGTTGAGAAACTCCATCATGAGTCTGAGAAATTGAAGAACAGAACAGTCAAGTTGCAGCAAGCTGTTGAGGAGGCTACAAGGAAAGGGGAAGAGATCTATGAAAGTGTCAACAAGTGGCTGAACGACGCAGGCAAAGCTATTGAAGAAGCTGAGGAATGTATCAAAGGCAAAGAACCAGCGAAAAAGAGGTGTTTCGTTGGATTATGTCCTGATTTGAAGACACGCTACCAGCTTAGCAAGAAAGCAGAGAAGAAAGCTCTGGCAATTCATGAGCTGGCGAATGAAGGCGACCTTGATTCAATTTCCTTCCGTCCCACTCTACAGCAGATAGTTGCCCCGTCAGTTTACGCTCGTGAGGGCTTGAATTCAAGAGAGTTGTTCTTGGAGAAAGTTATGGATGCACTATTAGATCCAGATCTTAATATGATCGGGGTGTATGGACTTGGAGGTGTGGGTAAGACCACCCTAGCAAAACAGGTCCACAGAAAAGCTCTGGAAGGGAAGCTATTCGGCGTCGTCGCTATGGTTGCTGTAGGTCAAACACCAGAACTCCGAAGAATTCAATCGGAGATCGCTGATATCCTGGGCTTGGAATTTAAGTCGGAGGAAATACCTGGAAGAGCTAATCGGCTATATGAGAGGTTGAAGAAAGAGTTGGAGAAAGAGAAGACAGAGttggagaaagagaagaaggtaCTTATAATTCTTGATGATGTTTGGAAAAAACTTGATTTAAATGCCGTAGGAATTCCCTTTGGAGATGGTTTCAAAGGATGCAAAATACTTCTCACCTCAAGGAGACAAGATGTGTTATCTCGCGAGATGGGCACACAGCAAGAATTCAAGCTCGACGTTCTACAGGACGAAGAGGCCCGGAGTTTGTTTGAAATAACTGTAGCAGGTGCTAAAGATTCAGAATTGCCCCCTATCGCCGCGGAAATTGCTAAAAAATGTGCAGGATTGCCTCTTCTACTGCTCACAGTGGCGACAGACTTGAGAAACAGAGAGTTGTACGCGTGGAATGATAAGCTCAATCAGCTATCCGAGTTTGACAACGAAGAAATATATTCGAAAGTGCACGCGATTCTGGAGTCAAGCTACAATAATTTGTGTAGCAATGAAGTCAAGTCGTTTTTCTTTCTCTGTGGTCTGATAGGACAATCTAATATTGAAATCCAGTCCTTGCTGAAATATGTTATGGGTCTTAGTTTATTCAAGAACATTTCCACTGTCCAGGGAGCAAGAAACAAAGTATATAGTTTGATTGATACCCTTAAAGCGCAGAGCTTATTGCTAGATGGCGACATGTATGGATTCGTTAAAATTCATGATGTTGTTCGAGATACTGCTCTCAATATTGCATCTAGAGAGCAACATGCGTTTATAGTTACAAGTGGCATGGAATTGGTGAAATTCCCAAATAAGGGTTGCACCAGAATTTCTCTGCCGTATTGTGATATTGAAAATCTCCCCGAAGGATGGGAGTGCCCAAAAGCAGAGGCACTATTCCTTTTCACAGAAGTTTTTTGTTTGGGAATTCCACATCAGTTTTTCAAGGGCATTAGAAACCTGGAAGTAGTGGATTTTACTGGGATCCATTTTGTGTCCCTCCCTTTATCGCTCGCTTTCCTATCCAACCTTCATACCCTTTGCTTGCATCGATGCCAACTGGACGACTTAGCTATCATTGGAGACTTGAAGCAACTACGAGTTCTTAGTTTTGCAAACTCCTACGTTGTTGAGTTGCCCAGACAAATAGAGCAACTGGCTCGACTAAAAGTCTTAGATGTGAGCAATTGTTCCAAACTCAAAATGATTCCAGCAAATGCCTTATCAAAGCTGTCGGAGCTTGAAGAACTGTACATGAGTAACAGCTTTGTTGAGTGGGAGGCCGATGGGAACAATGCAAGCCTTGCTGAGTTGGAAAAGTTGTCTCAGTTGACTACCTCGGAAATGCAAATACTGGATGACAAGATATTGCCAAAACACTTGTTCTCCAATGGCCGCTTGCAGAGCTTCAGAATACTGATAGGGGATAACTGGGACTGGGATGACAACTATAAAACCTCCAGAACGCTGAAACTTAAGCTCAAGACAAGCATTCATTCAGGATACGGGATTAAAGTGCTATTGAGGGAGACTGAAGATTTATGCTTagatgaagtgagggaggctgaGAACTTGTTGTATGATATTGACGGGGACGGCTTTCCAAAATTGAAGCATCTCCGAGTCCAAAATAATCATGCCATTCAACATATCATCAATTCGACGAAGTGGGCCGTATGTGATGCCTTTCCAATTCTAGAGTCcttgattttgaaaaatttgatAAAGTTGGAGAAGATCTATCATGGTCGACTTGCAGCAGgatcttttaataaattagaaattttgCAAGTAAGAAATTGTCAGAAATTGACGTATCTCTTCTCATTATCTGCTGCCAAGTGTCTTTTGCAACTACAGGAAATGAAAGTGAAAGATTGTCCTAGGATGGAAGCTATTGTTATTGATGAAAGTGAAAACAGTAATGAAGTGCTTGAGTTCAATTGCTTGCGCTCTTTGAATTTGCGAAATCTTCCCAATTTTAGAACCTTCCGCAGCAAAATAAAGGCGCCGCCAAAGATTGAAGAATATCTGTCAGAACAGGGGAATAATGCCCATTTATCACTTTTCAACAGAATG GTTTCTTTCCCCAACTTAGATGATCTTCGATTACATTCAGTTAGTTGTGAAAAGATATGGCACGATCaactttctgcaacttcttcaaaATTAGAGAGATTGTCTGTGAATGATTGCAATGAGTTAAAGCATTTATTTACAACTTCAATTGTTAAAAGACTCTTGCAGCTCAAAACACTTCAAATTTATGTTTGTAGTTCCATGGAAGAGATAATACTGATTGAGGAATTTATAGAAGAGGAAGATGAGAGGATGAATCAGATACTCTTCCCTAAATTGGATGAGCTGACACTTCAAAATCTTCCAAATTTGATTAGATTCTGCACTAGATATCAAATTGAATTTCAATCTCTTAGAGACTTGGACATAAGAGGGTGCTATACATTGATGTGCTTGGTCCCCAGTGTCCCTCATACAGGCATGATAGAAAAACAAGATGACAGAGAGATgaatcagaatcagaatcaaaGTGACAATGCTGAAATTCAATCTCTTTTCAATGGAATG GTTAGTTTTCCTAACTTGGAGAGATTGAGTCTCTTCGGAATAAATGAGTTGAAAAGAATATGGCACAGCCCACTTGCAGCAAATTCATTCTTTAAATTGAAATCATTAAATGTTTCTAATTGTCAGAAATTGATGGCTGTTTTTCCATCTAATGTCTTAGAAAGATTCCGAAAAATGGAGGAGTTGCATGTGAGCAATTGTGCTTCATTGCAAGAGATATATCAATTTGAAGGGTTCAATGTTGATGAAGTATTTGAGTTGAGAAGATTATATATAGATGAACTAAGATCGTTGAAGCATGTATGGAGGAAGGATCCACAAGGAGTTTTCagttttcaaaatttgaaatcagTTAGAGTTTCAGATTGCAATGTTCTAAACTATCTGTTTTCAGCCTCCATTACCGAGGGTCTTTTGCAACTTGAAGAGCTTACAATAATTAGGTGTGGGGTTGAGGAGATTATTGCAAAGGCTGAAGATGTGGAACAAGCCCcttattattgttttaaatttcCTCAACTAATATCTCTTGAACTTACAGATCTATCAAAATTAAGGAGTTGGTATCCAGGGATACACATTTCTGAGTTGCAGAAATTGACATGTTTGAATGTTCGTGGTTGTCACAAGCTAATAAAATTCAGTTTCCAAGAAATAGACGAAAAAGGTAGACGACCCCTACTTTTTTTGAAAAAG ATGAGTCCCAACTTGGAGGAATTGACTTTAGAGCACAAGGACTTGATTGCGATACAGCAAGTTCAATTCTTTTCTAAACTCAAAATGCTTACTTTGACCAACTTACACAACAAATCACGCCCTCTCATAATTGGTTTCCTTGAAAGATTATATTCTGTGGAAACAATTTTGGTAGAAGAATATAATGCTTTAGAAGAGTTATTCTCATATGAAGGACTTGccgcagaagaagaagaacatgCCAGGACACTTGCACGAGTGAAAAATTTGAAGCTAGATAGAGTTTATAATTTAAAGCATATATGGGACCCAGACTCCGTACTGAAACCACTTCTTCAGTATCTCGAGACTTTGAGTGTATTTAATTGTGTTAGTTTGATCAACGTAGCACCATCCTCATCATCTTTCCAAAATCTAGCAACTCTTGAAGTGAGGTACTGTGCAGGATTGGCAAACTTGATAACAGCGTCCACAGCCAAGTCCATGGTGCAACTCACCAAAATGACAGTACGAGATTGCGGTATGATGACAGAAATAGTGACCAGCGATGGAGATGATCATACAGAGGATGAGATTATTAATTTCGACAAACTGAAATGTTTGGTACTTGATGGTCTGCCTGGTCTCATCAGCTTTTGCTCCGGCAATAATGCCTTCAATTTTCCGGCTTTAGAAAATGTTACCGTCAATAGATGCTCCCGGATGAAGATTTTCGCTTCCGGACTTCTAAATACACCAAAACTACGAGGAATACTCCTGGAATATCAACAGCGTTGGGAGGGAAACCTTAATGCAACACTAGCGGAAATG GCATTTTGCCAATATTTTAAAGCATCTGAATTTCCTGAGCTCTGGCATGATGGGATGCAAGGGAGACTCTTACGCAATGTAAAAATGCTTGAGGTGGATAAATGTGCAATGTATAACAAAGCTATACCATCCAATGTACTGGTGTTTTTAAACAAGTTGGAAGAGCTTGAGGTGAAAGACTGTGATTCAGCAGAAATAGTATTTGATTTGGAAGGGCTATCTGCAGATGATGGGCTGCTTCCCCGACTAAGGAAATTGGAATTAACAAGTCTGCCAATGTTGAGACATTTATGGAACAAGGATCCCAGAGGAATTTTAGAATTCAAGAACCTAAAGTGGCTTCATGTTGGAAACTGTAGCAGCTTGAAGTATATTTTTACCTGGTCGATGGCATCGGGTCTTTTGCAACTTGAAGAGATAGAAATATACAATTGTAAGATGATTGAAGGAATcatagaaaatgaggaagcagctGATAAGATAATATTATTGCCTTCATTGAAATCTGTAGTCCTTAAATATTTGCCTAGATTTTCCAAATTGTGTTCAGGATGGAGTAATGTGGAATGTCCATTGTTGGAAGAGATGAGCATACATGAATGTCCAAGTTTAAAGAATATCTTTGCCACACAGACACTAGTGAACACAATTGATGAGTTTCATACACCTTTTCTTAATAAG ATGTTTCCAAATTTGGAAAAGTTTTCGTTAGACAAGAAGTCTACCATAACCATACTTGGATTTCAATTTCCAACATGCTTCTTTTCCAAAGTAAAAGTTCTTAAATTGAGTTTCTTTCTAAACAAATATCATGTTCCTCTGTTTAGTTTACTTCCAATATTCCCCAATCTCCAAAGACTTGAAGTTCTTGATTCTTCTCTCGACGAGCTACTTCCATTTGAAGAACTGGGTGGTGACCAAGAAGATATCACTACAATTCCACGTATAagagatttaaagcttaaaaatcttccTGATTTAAAGCATATATGGAATCCAGATGGCCAACTGCATGACCCATTAATTCAGTCTCTTGAGACTTTTGAGATAGAGTCTTGTGGAAATTTGATTGTTTTAGCACCATCCTCTGTGTCTTTGAGAAATCTGAAAACTCTCAAAGTATATAGATGCAACACATTGGCAAATATTTTTACATCAGCCGCAGCCAAAAGTATGGTACTACTTGAGACATTGATTGTAAGATCTTGCAATATGTTGACCAAAATAATAGGAGGTGTTCAAGAGGATGGATCAACTGATGAGATTGTTTTCAGTAAGATGAAAACATTAGAACTTGAAGATTTACAGAACCTCAAATGCTTCTGCTTGGGCAGTTACTCTTTCAAATTCCCATCTTTAGAACAAGTGGATGTTTTCAGATGCCCCAAGTTGAGGACTTTCACTGTCCGCCAGCTGAGCGCACCAAAGATACATGGTGTATTCACAGGCAACAGATTCAAAAGAACATTTCATTGGGAAGGCGATCTCAATGCGACCATTGAACAGATTTACATGAAATAT AGAGTTGACCAATATTTTAAAGCATCTGAATTTCCTGAGCTCTGGCATGATGAGATGCAAGGGAGACTCTTACGCAATGTAAAAAGGCTTATGGTGGATAACTGTGCAATGTATAACAAAGCTATACCATCCAATGTAATGGTGTTTTTAAACAAGTTGGAAGAGCTTGAGGTGAAAGACTGTGATTCAGCAGATGTAGTATTTGATTTGGAAGGGGTATCTGCTTATGATGGGCTGCTTCCCCAACTATGTGAATTGAAATTAACAAGTCTGCCAATGTTGAGACATTTATGGAATAAGGAGTCTCAGGGAATTTTGGAGTTCAAGAACCTAAGGTTGCTCCAAGTTGGAAACTGTAGCAGCTTGAAGTATATATTTACTGAGTCGATAGCATTGTGCCTCTTGCAACTTGAAAAGATAGAGATATACAATTGTAAGATGATTGAAGGAATCATAGAAAAGGAGGGAGCAGCTGATAAGATGATATTATTGCCTTCATTGAAATCTGTAGTCCTTAAATGTTTGCCTAGATTTTCCAGATTGTGTTCAGGATGGAGTAATGTGGAATGTCCATTGTTGGAGGAGATGAGCATACATGAATGTCCAAGCTTAAAGAATATCTTTACCACACAGACACTAGTGAACACAATTGATGAGGTTCATACACCTTTTCAG ATGTTTTCAAATTTGGAAAAGTTTTGGTTAGATAAGAAGTCTACCATAACCATACTTGGATCTCAGTTTCCAACAGGCTTCTTTTCCAAAGTAAAAGTTCTTGAATTGAGTTTCTTTCCAAACAAATATCATGTTCCTCTATTTAGTTTACTTTCAATATTCCCCAATCTCCAAAGACTTGAAGTTCTTCATTCTTCTCTCAACGAGCTACTTCCATTTGAAAGACTGGTTGGTGACCAAGAAGATATCACTACAATCCCACATATAagagatttaaagcttaaaaatcttccTGATTTGAAGCATATATGGAATCCAGATGGCCAACTGCATGACCCATTATTTCAGTCTCTTGAGACTTTTGAGATAGAGTCTTGTGGAAATTTGATTGTTTTAGCACCATCCTCTGTGTCTTTGGGAAATCTGAAAACTCTCAAAGTATATGGATGCAACACATTGGCAAATATTTTTACATCAGCCGCAGCCAAAAGTATGGTACAACTTGAGACATTGATTGTAAGATCTTGCAATATGTTGACCGAAATAATAGGAGGTGTTCAAGAGGATGGATCAACTGATGAGATTGTTTTCAGTAAGATGAAAACATTAGAACTTGAAGATTTACAGAACCTCAAATGCTTCTGCTTGGGCAGTTACACTTTCAAATTCCCATCTTTAGAACAAGTGGATGTTTTCAGATGCCCCAAGTTGAGGATTTTCACTGTCCACCAGCTGAGCGCACCAAAGATACATGGTGTATTCACAGGCAACAGATTCAAAAGAACATTTCATTGGGAAGGCGATCTCAATGCGACCATTGAACAGATTTACATGAAATAT ATTGGATTTAAAGGGATATATGATATTCAACTCTCCAACTTTCCCATGCTGAAAGAAAAATGGCATGGCCAATTTCCATTCGAGAACTTGGAGTACTTGAGAAAATTGATGGTGGACCAGTGTGCATTTTTCTCAATTGCCATATCATCAAATCTACTAAAGCGCTTGTCCTGGTTAAATAAGCTGGCTGTAGAAAGATGTGACTCTATGGAAGAGCTGTTTGAATTAGAATGGCTAAATGCTGATGAAGGTGATGTTGGGTTATTGGAGTCTCTAGAAGAATTGAGGTTAATTGATTTGCCTAGATTGGTGCATGTGTGGAACAAGGATCCTCAAGGAATTTTGAGCTTTAGAAACCTAACATTGTTGAAAGTTGAGAATTGTAGCAgcttgactaatatttttactcTGTCCATGGCTTCGGGTCTTGTAAACCTCAAACATTTGGAATTGAAAAGATGTAATTTGGTGGAACATATCATCACAAAAGAATCAGAAGAGGAAATAGCAAAGGATAATACCATATTTCCATCAATGGAGTCCATGAGTCTAGAGTGTTTGCCTAATTTGTCAAGTTTTTATTCTGCAAGCGATGTTCTGAAATGCCCATCCTTGAAAAGAATTGAGATGGTTGGCTGTCCAAACATGGAGCTATTAGCTTCTAAATTTTGCAAAGAACATGATCTAAGCATGATTGCTGAGGGAAATGGAGAAAGAATTGCAGCCTCTTCTGGCGGGAAG GTTGTCATCCCAAGTTTAGAAGAATTAAGAGTGGAATGTAACACCATAAAGAATCTGTGTTCTCAAACATCTCAAGCTGATTTCTTGTGTGGGCTGAAAGGTATTGAGTTGACATGTATTTCTAGTGACTCTACACTTTTGCCATCTCAGTTCTTTGAAAGTTTACCCATTCTGGAAAAGCTTGTTCTGAGTGATGCTTCTTTCGAAGATATCATTTTCTGTGAAGAGATTATTGGCGAGGAAATACATCCTCAATTACTTGTGAAATTGAAAGAACTAAGTTTGTCTAAACTGCCAAGGCTCAAGCATCTCAGGGATACCAAACTACTCTCAGTTTTCCAATCTCTGGAGACTTTAAATGTAATGGAATGTGGTAGATTGCAAGTGTTAGTGGCATTCTCtgtttcttttcaaaatttaacaGCGCTGCAGGTATCAAATTGCCAAGGTCTAGTAAATTTGTTGTCTTCTTCAACAgcgagaagtcttgaacgacTTGAAAAAATGAAGATAGAGAAATGTGAACTGATACAAGAAGTCATAGTGGCTAAAGtagataaagaagaagaagagaatgagATTTGCTTCAGCCGACTAAAATGTTTGGAACTTCAACGTCTACCAAGCCTCTCTAGCTTCTGCTCTGGGAATTTGACCTTCAGTTTCCCATCTATGGAAGAAGTGATCATTGTAGAATGCCCCAATGTAAAGATTTTTGCTCAAGAAGTAAGCACGCCGCAGCTGTGGAGAGTTCAAACAGGACCACGTATATATGAATGGGAATGGGAAGGCAGCCTTAATAACACCATTCAAGCATTATTTATGGAAATG AAAGCTGAAGATACGGGGATAGGCCAATGTTCATATGGGTGA